Part of the Bacillus cereus group sp. RP43 genome is shown below.
TTGGACGCGAGTTACTTCGTAATCCATACTTCCCAAGAATAGCCGCCAATGAACTTGGCTTTGAATTAAAAGAACCCTATCAGTACCGACGAGCACCTGGAAAAATTAAAACTAATAAATAAAACCGAGAAGTTATTCCTCTCGGTTTTACTTATTTTATCTCTATAATATCGTTTGAACTGTAAATATGAATACCAGATTCTTCACGCAGCGCGGTTATATACATTCCTTTCGCCACATCTTTAGCTGAAATTGGTTTATACTTTTTAAAAGCCCCTTTAAATATAAACGGAAGAATACGAGATAATTTCTCAGCCATTCTTTCCCCAAAACGATATTCTTGTCGATTTCCAACTAATAATGACGGCCTGAAAATATGTATGCCACCAATAACTAGCTTTTTCAGCTCCTCTTCCATTTTCCCCTTCACTTGCGAGTAAAAGAAAAATGATTTAGGTTTTGCTCCCATTGATGAAATAACAAGAAAATTTTGCACGCCTTGTTTTTCAGCTAAGCAGGCAGCTCTCAATGTATATTCATAATCTACTTTTTTAAAATTCGCCTTCGACTTCGCTTTTTTTATCGTTGTTCCTAAACAACTAAAAACATCATCTACTGCAAAAAATTCTTTATATTCCTCTAATACTGAAAAATCTACCTGTTTCTGCTGCAATTTCTCATGCTGTAATTGTAATGGTTCTCTTACAAAAATAGTAACCGAATCGTAGTAATCTGAGTCAAGTAATAGTCGCGTTATTTCTTGTCCAACTAGCCCACTTGCGCCAAGTACTAACGCTGTTCGCTTATTCATATATGTGTATACCTCTTTATTTACTATTCTCTCCTATAGCTAATCGTCGCTGACAGGAGTTTCCGTTCTCCCATTTTACCATAAGTAAAGCACTATGCGTACGCATAGTGCTTTACTTACTCTTTTTTCTTTTCTTTTTCCTCCATTGGTAATTTCGTTATTGTTGTAGCATCTCCTAAATTACTTATTAATCTCCTTAAAAAAATTAAAACAAAAGATAATGGCAATACTACCGCAAGTATTAATAAGATAGCCTCCATGAAGTAACCCAAGCACTCATCCCCTTTTTTTCTGCTCCCTCCCAATATATGAAAGTAACATTGTCACATATGCACCAATCATAAAAATTAATACCTTTCTTTTTGACAAATTTATAACAAAAACAAATCGTAATGATTATTATTTATTGCAACTTTCATAAAGATGTATTATACTAGGTTCGCAACGTAAAACGTAATTATTCCGTTTTGTATTAAAATGATATTTTCTTCTTATATTTGGAGAAAATATAATTGTAAAAAAGAAAAGAGGAGAATTATATGCCTAAAAAATTAGCTCTATTTTCATTTATACTTATTTTCACACTCATCTTTGCTGGATGTTCTAACAACAAAGAAGGTGCAGCGAAAAAAGATGGGAAACTTTCTGTTTATACAACCATTTTCCCACTCGCTGACTTTGCAAAAAAAATCGGTGGTGATTATGTAAATGTAGAAACAATTTACCCACCTGGTGCGGATTCTCATACATTTGAACCAAGTCAAAAGCAGACTGTACAAGTGGCGAAAGCCGATTTATTTGTTTATAACGGAGCAGAATTAGAACCATTTGCCGAAAAAATGGAAAAATCATTGAAAAAAGAAAACGTAAAAATTGTAAATGCATCTAAAGATATCGAACTTCGTGCTTCATCTGAAGAAGAGCAGCACGATCATGGAGACGGTCATAAAAAAGATGAACATCATCACGATAAAGACCCACACGTTTGGATAGATCCTACTCTTGCGATG
Proteins encoded:
- a CDS encoding oxidoreductase, encoding MNKRTALVLGASGLVGQEITRLLLDSDYYDSVTIFVREPLQLQHEKLQQKQVDFSVLEEYKEFFAVDDVFSCLGTTIKKAKSKANFKKVDYEYTLRAACLAEKQGVQNFLVISSMGAKPKSFFFYSQVKGKMEEELKKLVIGGIHIFRPSLLVGNRQEYRFGERMAEKLSRILPFIFKGAFKKYKPISAKDVAKGMYITALREESGIHIYSSNDIIEIK